In the Victivallis sp. Marseille-Q1083 genome, one interval contains:
- a CDS encoding V-type ATP synthase subunit I — protein sequence MIVPMKKISLLCLKNEQGATLEAISSLGVMHVIAEKVADSTDRQAVAARLAQLERVIDFLKNALPPEAAPPATDSRDGEQIFLEAWELIGRRDGLEKELENGRRQGVQLFPWGDFSPELLAGLAERNIFVRLFECSPREFETFTAPEGVVVKEISRTKSTVHLALVGDAPFETALTPAQLPDKVSLSSLARRESEIVGELTEINSRLETLGAELPKLRCWQQQLTEQAQLFKARDGMTAFDEIIMLRGFVPAPEVPNLQQAALKEGWALLIEDPAADEQVPTLIKLPKALKLVQPLFQFLGISPGYREVDASAAVLVFFTIYFGIIVGDAGYGLIFLTATLAAFFKLRHNPKAKQPLRLGFTCSIATIVWGCLSGNFFGTALIPGIKWLTDEAVKNANMQVFCFLLAVIQMSLGHIWQALVCGKWRKVIGNLGWMLVLWGNCILAIRMVAYPGDFPHFMYYCYGAGAAMVLFGAVNWRDIGEVFNIPFSFINSFVDVLSYIRLFAVGMAGYYIAWSFNLMGTQVGNLFPGALAFGILIMLFGHLLNLSLCLMSVLVHGVRLNTLEFANHIGLSWSGFEFNPLKKITNTTTEGEDNHGNE from the coding sequence ATGATTGTACCGATGAAAAAAATCTCGCTGCTCTGTTTGAAAAATGAGCAAGGTGCGACGCTGGAGGCGATCAGTTCGCTCGGTGTCATGCACGTCATTGCCGAAAAAGTCGCCGATTCGACCGACCGGCAGGCGGTGGCGGCGCGCCTGGCGCAGTTGGAGCGGGTCATCGATTTCCTGAAGAATGCTCTGCCGCCGGAAGCGGCGCCGCCGGCGACGGATTCCCGCGACGGCGAGCAGATTTTTCTGGAAGCCTGGGAATTGATCGGCCGGCGCGACGGACTGGAAAAAGAGCTGGAAAATGGCCGGCGGCAGGGCGTGCAGTTGTTCCCGTGGGGTGATTTCTCGCCGGAGTTGCTGGCTGGGCTGGCGGAACGAAATATTTTTGTCCGGCTTTTCGAGTGTTCGCCTCGGGAATTCGAGACATTTACGGCACCGGAAGGCGTCGTCGTCAAGGAGATCAGCCGGACCAAATCGACCGTCCATCTGGCGCTGGTCGGCGATGCGCCGTTTGAGACGGCCCTGACGCCGGCGCAACTGCCGGACAAAGTCAGCTTGAGCAGCCTGGCCAGGCGGGAAAGTGAAATCGTCGGCGAACTGACGGAAATCAATTCCCGGCTGGAGACGCTGGGCGCCGAATTGCCGAAGCTGCGGTGTTGGCAGCAGCAGTTGACCGAACAGGCGCAGTTGTTCAAAGCGCGCGACGGAATGACCGCTTTCGACGAGATCATCATGTTGCGCGGCTTCGTCCCGGCGCCGGAGGTGCCGAACCTGCAACAGGCCGCTTTGAAAGAGGGCTGGGCGCTGTTGATCGAGGATCCGGCGGCGGATGAACAGGTGCCGACGCTGATCAAACTGCCGAAGGCGTTGAAGCTGGTGCAGCCGTTGTTCCAGTTCCTCGGCATTTCGCCGGGTTACCGGGAAGTGGACGCCAGCGCCGCGGTGCTGGTATTCTTCACGATCTACTTCGGCATCATCGTCGGCGACGCCGGTTACGGGCTGATCTTTCTGACCGCGACGCTGGCGGCGTTCTTCAAACTGCGGCACAACCCGAAGGCCAAACAGCCGTTGCGGCTCGGTTTCACCTGCAGCATTGCGACGATTGTCTGGGGGTGTCTCAGCGGCAACTTTTTCGGTACAGCGCTGATTCCGGGCATCAAATGGCTGACGGATGAAGCGGTGAAAAATGCCAATATGCAGGTATTTTGCTTCCTGCTGGCGGTCATTCAGATGTCGCTCGGCCATATCTGGCAGGCGCTGGTCTGCGGCAAATGGCGGAAGGTGATCGGCAATCTCGGCTGGATGCTGGTGCTGTGGGGCAACTGCATTCTGGCGATCCGGATGGTCGCCTATCCCGGCGATTTTCCGCATTTCATGTACTACTGTTATGGGGCGGGCGCGGCCATGGTGCTGTTCGGCGCGGTCAACTGGCGCGATATCGGCGAGGTGTTCAACATCCCGTTTTCGTTCATCAACAGTTTCGTCGACGTGCTCAGCTATATCCGGTTGTTCGCCGTCGGCATGGCCGGATATTACATCGCCTGGAGTTTCAATCTGATGGGGACTCAGGTCGGCAACCTGTTTCCGGGTGCGCTGGCGTTCGGCATCCTGATCATGCTGTTCGGGCATCTGCTGAATTTGTCGCTCTGCCTGATGAGCGTGCTGGTCCACGGCGTCCGGCTCAATACGCTGGAATTCGCCAACCACATCGGGCTGAGCTGGTCCGGATTTGAATTCAATCCATTGAAAAAAATAACCAATACTACTACTGAAGGAGAAGACAATCATGGAAATGAGTGA
- a CDS encoding V-type ATP synthase subunit K (produces ATP from ADP in the presence of a proton gradient across the membrane; the K subunit is a nonenzymatic component which binds the dimeric form by interacting with the G and E subunits), producing the protein MSEALMQALCNGGRFAAVGLAAIGSALGTGTAGQAAVGAMKKCYAQNKPASFLLVALAGFPLSQTLYGLVMMLLLTKDAASWPQALLIGILGGAGMGVSAWYQGKAAAAACDSLGETGKGFANYVIILGIIETVAIFTLVFALLV; encoded by the coding sequence ATGAGTGAAGCATTGATGCAGGCGTTGTGCAATGGCGGCCGTTTCGCGGCGGTCGGCTTGGCGGCGATTGGTTCGGCGCTGGGAACCGGCACTGCCGGTCAGGCGGCGGTCGGGGCGATGAAAAAATGTTATGCCCAGAACAAGCCGGCTTCCTTTCTGTTGGTGGCCCTGGCCGGTTTCCCGTTGTCGCAGACGCTGTATGGCCTGGTGATGATGCTGCTGTTAACCAAGGATGCCGCCAGTTGGCCGCAGGCGCTGCTGATCGGTATTCTCGGCGGCGCCGGCATGGGTGTTTCGGCCTGGTACCAGGGGAAAGCGGCGGCGGCGGCCTGTGATTCGCTGGGTGAGACCGGCAAAGGATTTGCCAACTACGTCATCATCCTCGGTATCATCGAAACGGTGGCGATCTTTACGCTGGTGTTCGCGCTGCTGGTTTAA
- a CDS encoding transposase — protein MASHSANVQQKQEDASIAGTKAGIWAGFDVGKVSFSAVLDILTKNERAKIATLPYRDFKRTLEDVEQFFQWAKKTILGHDFRIVMETTGCYSQHLTDWINQLHPEVGVTIENARNIHTFIQSLNLLHNTDKLDARAIARFGTERRPKPTNRPSKTILTICELSRERTALLKARVDLQNRRDTLTSPIVRKINAQTLATLTIQIEKIDKAIKACVVQDEELLAEVHIMTTMPGVSFISAYKHTR, from the coding sequence ATGGCAAGCCACTCTGCTAATGTACAACAGAAACAGGAGGATGCAAGCATAGCAGGAACGAAAGCAGGTATTTGGGCTGGATTCGATGTCGGCAAGGTAAGTTTTTCTGCTGTGCTGGATATACTTACGAAAAACGAGAGAGCAAAGATTGCCACGCTTCCGTACCGTGATTTCAAACGCACACTGGAAGATGTCGAGCAATTCTTTCAGTGGGCAAAGAAAACCATTCTCGGTCACGATTTTCGAATCGTAATGGAAACCACCGGCTGTTATTCGCAGCATTTGACCGACTGGATCAATCAACTTCATCCGGAAGTCGGCGTTACGATTGAAAACGCCAGAAATATTCATACATTTATCCAAAGTTTGAATCTGCTGCACAATACCGACAAGCTTGATGCACGAGCCATAGCCCGATTCGGTACGGAACGCCGGCCCAAACCTACGAATCGTCCCTCGAAAACGATTTTGACCATCTGCGAACTTTCCCGCGAAAGAACCGCCCTGCTCAAAGCTCGGGTCGACTTGCAGAATCGCCGCGATACGCTGACTTCTCCGATCGTTCGCAAAATCAATGCTCAAACGTTGGCGACTCTGACCATTCAGATTGAAAAAATCGACAAGGCAATCAAAGCCTGCGTAGTTCAAGATGAAGAGTTGCTTGCCGAAGTCCATATCATGACGACCATGCCGGGCGTGAGTTTTATTTCCGCGTACAAGCATACTCGCTGA
- a CDS encoding IS630 family transposase, which produces METQDARKLDKVALEERRKQAVRLYQSGKCNNCTEIGKIVGAHRNTVGKWISRWKKSGLPALKVKKCGRPFGFGRRLLPHEETKIRKDLVDHCPDQLRLPFALWTRQAVRLHIKISFGIEIPVRTMGEYLKRWGFTPQKPVKKAYQRNEAHVQKWLIEEYPRIKKLAKSEDADVFWGDETGIRNDEAKGRSYAPKGNTPVQAVNPVREKVNMISAITNQGKTHFMFFSETMTAQLLIQFMERLIRQNDRKVYLILDNLRVHHCKTLTGFLQENAAFIKLFFLPSYSPDLNPDEYLNRDLKSNLSNKPLGRAKGKITEHAKQHMEMIAEQPERIKKLFHSKTVLYAS; this is translated from the coding sequence ATGGAAACTCAAGATGCCCGAAAACTCGATAAGGTCGCTCTTGAAGAGCGGCGCAAGCAGGCCGTGAGATTGTATCAAAGCGGCAAATGTAATAATTGTACAGAAATCGGAAAAATCGTCGGAGCGCACCGCAATACGGTGGGCAAGTGGATAAGCAGGTGGAAAAAAAGCGGCTTGCCTGCTTTGAAAGTAAAGAAATGCGGTCGTCCATTCGGCTTTGGACGCCGTCTACTTCCGCATGAGGAGACCAAGATACGGAAAGATTTGGTCGATCATTGTCCGGATCAGTTAAGATTGCCATTTGCGCTCTGGACTCGTCAGGCGGTACGGTTGCACATCAAGATTTCCTTTGGAATCGAAATACCAGTCCGAACCATGGGGGAGTACTTGAAACGCTGGGGATTTACGCCGCAAAAACCAGTTAAGAAAGCTTATCAGCGCAATGAGGCGCACGTTCAAAAATGGCTGATTGAGGAGTATCCCCGAATCAAAAAGCTGGCAAAATCAGAAGACGCGGATGTCTTTTGGGGGGATGAAACAGGAATTCGCAATGACGAGGCCAAGGGCCGCAGTTATGCGCCGAAAGGCAACACCCCGGTGCAAGCAGTCAATCCGGTACGCGAAAAAGTTAATATGATCAGCGCGATTACCAACCAGGGGAAAACTCATTTCATGTTTTTCAGCGAAACGATGACGGCTCAACTCCTGATCCAATTCATGGAACGTCTGATTCGTCAAAATGATCGGAAAGTGTATTTGATTCTGGATAACCTGCGGGTTCACCACTGCAAAACGTTGACTGGTTTTCTGCAGGAAAATGCGGCTTTCATCAAGTTATTTTTCTTGCCAAGCTACAGTCCCGACCTGAACCCGGATGAATATCTCAACCGCGACTTAAAATCAAATCTGAGCAACAAGCCCTTGGGGCGCGCCAAAGGAAAAATAACCGAACATGCCAAGCAACATATGGAAATGATAGCTGAACAACCGGAACGAATCAAGAAATTATTCCATTCCAAGACTGTTTTGTATGCAAGTTAG
- the tadA gene encoding tRNA adenosine(34) deaminase TadA: MLLFDDEYFMRKALQQAELAAENGEVPIGAVAVCDNMIIARAANQVEMLKDATAHAEMLALSQAMAARGDWRLEDVDLYVTKEPCAMCAGALVNARLRRVIYGVADPRSGACGSALNVTGFAGMLWKVQVTPEVLAGDARLLLQNFFRRVRRK; the protein is encoded by the coding sequence GTGCTGCTTTTCGACGACGAATATTTCATGCGCAAAGCGCTGCAGCAGGCGGAACTCGCCGCCGAAAACGGCGAAGTGCCAATCGGCGCGGTGGCGGTCTGCGACAATATGATCATCGCCCGCGCCGCCAATCAGGTGGAAATGCTCAAGGACGCCACCGCCCATGCCGAAATGCTGGCGCTCTCCCAGGCGATGGCCGCCCGCGGCGACTGGCGGCTGGAGGATGTCGACCTTTATGTCACCAAGGAGCCCTGCGCGATGTGCGCCGGCGCTCTGGTCAACGCCCGGCTGCGCCGGGTCATCTACGGCGTCGCCGATCCCCGCTCCGGCGCCTGCGGTTCGGCATTGAACGTCACCGGTTTTGCCGGCATGCTCTGGAAAGTCCAGGTGACGCCGGAGGTGCTCGCCGGAGACGCCCGGCTGCTGCTGCAGAATTTTTTCCGCCGGGTCCGGCGGAAATAG
- the ruvC gene encoding crossover junction endodeoxyribonuclease RuvC, producing the protein MIILGIDPAIRTTGYGVVEFGDSSRFRVIDCGVIANRPGLPHTECLRRLAGGIRELTAAFQPDAASIEEPFVGRNAGTAIILGMARGAILAVLAEREIPVYAYSPRRAKKAAVGSGSASKEQVALMMAAELQIEPEQIPLDSTDALALALCHGQLAINPALAELLTKPL; encoded by the coding sequence GTGATCATTCTCGGCATAGACCCGGCCATCCGGACCACCGGTTACGGCGTCGTCGAATTCGGCGACAGCAGCCGTTTCCGCGTCATCGACTGCGGAGTGATCGCCAACCGGCCCGGCCTGCCGCATACGGAATGCCTCCGGCGGCTGGCCGGCGGCATCCGTGAACTGACGGCGGCCTTTCAGCCGGACGCCGCTTCGATCGAAGAGCCGTTCGTCGGCCGCAATGCCGGGACGGCAATCATCCTCGGCATGGCCCGCGGTGCGATTCTGGCAGTCCTGGCGGAACGGGAAATCCCGGTTTACGCCTATTCGCCGCGGCGGGCCAAAAAAGCGGCGGTCGGCAGCGGCAGCGCCAGCAAAGAGCAGGTGGCACTGATGATGGCGGCGGAATTGCAGATCGAACCGGAGCAGATTCCACTGGACTCCACCGATGCGCTGGCGCTGGCGCTCTGCCACGGGCAACTGGCGATCAATCCGGCGCTGGCCGAACTTTTGACCAAACCATTGTAG
- a CDS encoding YebC/PmpR family DNA-binding transcriptional regulator: MSGHSKWANIKHKKDATDKKRGKIFSRLAKEIMVAAKMGGGDANANPRLRSALTAARAANMPNTNIDRAIKKGLGELGDVTFEEILYEGYAPGGVALLIECLTDNRNRSISEVRTTLDRSNGNLAAAGAVGWMFKRLSHFVISGDNADEDKLMDIVLDAGADDIDVEDGVAEIWAAPEAFEAIAQALADAKVATDEAEITRKADTTVEIKDIHTAQQILKLVDRLEELDDVQMVTANFEIADEIADQLEEE, from the coding sequence ATGTCCGGACACAGTAAATGGGCGAACATTAAACATAAGAAAGACGCCACCGACAAGAAACGGGGTAAAATCTTTTCCCGCCTCGCCAAGGAAATTATGGTCGCGGCCAAAATGGGCGGCGGCGATGCCAACGCCAACCCCCGGCTGCGCTCGGCCCTGACGGCGGCCCGTGCCGCCAACATGCCGAATACCAACATCGACCGCGCGATCAAAAAAGGACTCGGCGAACTCGGCGACGTCACTTTCGAAGAAATTCTCTATGAAGGCTATGCGCCCGGCGGCGTGGCGCTGCTGATCGAATGCCTGACCGACAACCGCAACCGTTCGATCAGCGAAGTGCGCACAACGCTGGATCGCAGCAACGGCAATCTGGCGGCGGCCGGCGCCGTCGGCTGGATGTTCAAGCGGCTGAGCCATTTCGTCATTTCCGGCGACAACGCCGACGAGGATAAATTGATGGATATCGTGCTGGACGCCGGTGCCGACGATATCGACGTCGAAGACGGCGTGGCGGAAATCTGGGCGGCCCCCGAGGCCTTCGAAGCGATCGCTCAGGCGCTCGCCGACGCCAAGGTCGCCACCGATGAAGCGGAAATCACCCGCAAAGCCGACACCACCGTCGAAATCAAAGATATTCACACCGCCCAGCAGATCCTGAAGCTGGTCGACCGGCTCGAAGAGCTCGACGACGTCCAGATGGTAACCGCCAACTTCGAGATTGCCGACGAAATCGCCGACCAGCTCGAAGAAGAGTAA
- a CDS encoding DUF4404 family protein has product MSSNQTGGENMPLDTLKKLEESVTALADVPGEKKAQLLTLLAELRREAVEQDGRMPETSDELRSTVREFEVTHPELVALTNRVCMMLANIGI; this is encoded by the coding sequence ATGAGCAGTAATCAGACAGGAGGTGAAAATATGCCGCTGGATACTTTGAAAAAACTGGAAGAATCGGTGACCGCCCTGGCCGATGTGCCGGGCGAAAAAAAGGCGCAGTTGTTGACGCTGCTGGCCGAATTGCGCCGGGAGGCGGTCGAACAGGACGGACGGATGCCGGAGACCTCGGATGAATTGCGTTCGACGGTCCGGGAATTCGAGGTGACCCATCCGGAACTGGTGGCGTTGACCAACCGGGTGTGCATGATGCTGGCCAATATCGGCATTTGA
- the frr gene encoding ribosome recycling factor, whose translation MSESNISELLPQLKAHMAKAEEAMRHDFAAVRTGKASPALVEGILVDYYGAPTRLRDLANISAPEARLLTIQPYDISAVHAIEKAIIASNLGIMPNSDGKILRLPIPELSEERRIALVKQVKQRAEEGKVAIRNLRRDANDSAKKAQKGGELTEDELKKLLDDIQKLTDRSIEDIDKSVASKEKELMSI comes from the coding sequence ATGAGCGAAAGCAACATTTCGGAATTGCTCCCCCAGTTGAAAGCACATATGGCCAAAGCCGAAGAGGCGATGCGGCACGATTTTGCCGCAGTCCGGACCGGCAAGGCCTCTCCGGCGCTGGTCGAAGGCATTCTGGTCGATTATTACGGCGCGCCGACCCGGCTGCGCGATCTGGCCAATATCAGCGCACCGGAAGCGCGGCTGCTGACAATCCAGCCGTACGATATTTCGGCGGTGCATGCCATTGAAAAAGCCATCATCGCCTCCAACCTGGGCATCATGCCGAACAGTGACGGCAAAATTCTGCGGCTGCCGATTCCGGAATTGAGCGAAGAGCGCCGCATCGCTCTGGTCAAACAGGTCAAACAGCGGGCCGAAGAGGGCAAAGTGGCGATCCGCAATCTGCGCCGCGACGCCAACGACAGCGCCAAGAAAGCCCAGAAGGGCGGTGAATTGACCGAAGATGAACTCAAAAAACTACTCGACGACATCCAGAAGCTGACCGACCGCAGCATTGAAGATATCGACAAGTCGGTCGCTTCGAAGGAAAAGGAATTGATGAGCATTTGA
- a CDS encoding cation:proton antiporter, whose protein sequence is MSSIANDILMVVLAGLAGGLLARVFRQPLILGYILAGVLVGPYTTGFNVDVANIEKLADIGAALLLFSLGLEFPLRSLKPIRNIAFTGTLIQVGLTFLYGAVLARLFGFAWMPAFWFATAIISSSTAVILKTLNNQGHAESLSGRIMLGMSIVQDLSVIPVMILLSNISQVHEFSANLLLAVGRPVWYSVIFVLTMAIVGSRLTTYLLGWVARLNSRELFLLTITVLGLGVGYLTQLFGLSFAFGAFISGMVLSESDYSQRALSELVPVRDLFALLFFVSVGMLFDPFYLFGHFRLVIGIMLLAVFGRGLILAAISYVLGYRRVVPLALFFGMLPISEIAFVLIQTGASIGAFDKELYSLILCAVVTSMLIGPLLANLTAPVYRRFQKHGKEPPPAVVNQEEGELTGHVVVTGTNDYIPLLAEALCVIKLKHVFIVPEYALFCQLKSLGAAVIFGDPLLESVQRAARVSYARLMLVTNTSFPEVRRIIEIGREQNIALPIVAQANETEMEVKISRLPVKEVVQPHREAMVEMLRQILLHLNIDALEIQHYLDLLRHTFQSGGTQRGDGIPYSELAGLFNTAFLPVAPDSELNGCSLRNSRIRENYSVSVIGVVRGGELDSAVSADYVFEPGDKIVVMGRLKDCEAFITANSGEPLNPADALPA, encoded by the coding sequence ATGTCATCGATTGCCAACGATATTCTGATGGTGGTTCTGGCCGGCCTGGCTGGCGGACTGCTCGCCCGCGTTTTCCGGCAGCCGCTGATTCTCGGCTATATCCTGGCCGGCGTGCTGGTCGGACCGTACACCACCGGCTTCAACGTCGATGTCGCCAACATTGAAAAATTGGCCGATATCGGGGCGGCGCTGCTGTTGTTTTCGCTTGGGCTGGAGTTTCCGCTGCGCAGTTTGAAGCCGATCAGAAACATCGCTTTTACCGGGACGTTGATTCAGGTTGGATTGACCTTCCTGTACGGCGCCGTCCTCGCCAGATTGTTCGGATTTGCCTGGATGCCGGCTTTCTGGTTTGCGACCGCCATCATCTCCAGCAGTACGGCGGTCATTCTGAAAACCCTGAACAACCAGGGGCACGCCGAATCGCTGTCCGGCCGGATCATGCTCGGCATGTCCATCGTTCAGGATTTGTCGGTCATTCCGGTGATGATTCTTCTGAGCAACATCAGCCAGGTGCATGAATTCAGCGCCAACCTGCTGCTGGCGGTCGGCCGGCCGGTCTGGTATTCGGTGATCTTCGTGCTGACGATGGCGATCGTCGGTTCGCGGCTGACCACCTATCTGCTCGGCTGGGTCGCCCGGCTGAACTCCCGGGAGCTGTTTCTGCTGACGATTACCGTGCTCGGACTGGGGGTCGGCTATCTCACCCAACTGTTCGGGTTGTCGTTCGCCTTCGGCGCGTTCATCAGCGGCATGGTACTCAGCGAGTCGGATTACAGCCAGCGGGCGTTGAGTGAGCTGGTGCCGGTCCGCGATTTGTTCGCCTTGCTGTTTTTCGTTTCGGTCGGCATGCTGTTCGATCCGTTTTACCTGTTCGGCCATTTCCGGCTGGTCATCGGCATCATGCTGCTGGCGGTTTTCGGCCGCGGACTCATCCTGGCGGCCATCAGTTACGTGCTGGGCTATCGTCGGGTGGTGCCGCTGGCGCTCTTTTTCGGCATGCTGCCGATTTCGGAGATCGCGTTCGTGCTGATCCAGACCGGCGCTTCGATCGGCGCATTCGACAAGGAACTCTATTCCCTGATCCTCTGCGCCGTCGTCACCTCGATGCTGATCGGTCCGCTGCTGGCCAATCTGACCGCGCCGGTTTACCGGCGGTTTCAGAAGCATGGCAAAGAGCCGCCGCCCGCCGTCGTCAATCAGGAAGAGGGCGAATTGACCGGCCATGTGGTGGTTACCGGGACGAACGATTATATTCCACTGCTGGCCGAAGCGCTGTGCGTCATCAAGCTGAAGCACGTCTTCATCGTGCCGGAATATGCACTGTTCTGTCAATTGAAAAGTCTCGGCGCGGCGGTGATTTTCGGCGATCCGCTGCTGGAATCGGTGCAGCGGGCGGCCCGGGTTTCCTATGCCCGGCTGATGCTGGTGACCAACACCAGTTTTCCGGAAGTGCGGCGGATCATAGAAATCGGCCGGGAACAGAATATCGCGCTGCCGATCGTCGCCCAGGCCAATGAGACCGAGATGGAGGTTAAAATCAGCCGGTTGCCGGTCAAGGAGGTCGTGCAGCCCCACCGGGAGGCGATGGTCGAAATGCTCCGCCAGATTCTGCTGCATTTGAATATCGATGCCTTGGAAATCCAGCATTATCTGGATTTGCTGCGCCATACGTTTCAAAGCGGCGGCACGCAGCGCGGCGACGGCATTCCCTATTCCGAACTGGCCGGTTTGTTCAATACCGCCTTTCTGCCGGTGGCTCCGGACAGTGAATTGAACGGCTGTTCCCTGCGCAACTCCCGGATTCGCGAGAATTATTCCGTTTCAGTTATCGGCGTGGTGCGCGGCGGCGAACTCGATTCCGCGGTCTCTGCCGACTATGTTTTTGAGCCCGGCGACAAGATCGTCGTCATGGGCAGATTGAAGGATTGTGAAGCATTCATTACCGCCAATTCCGGCGAACCATTGAACCCGGCGGACGCTCTGCCCGCATGA
- a CDS encoding malic enzyme-like NAD(P)-binding protein — MTDHTRSDQAPLDYHEKPVPGKIAVVPTKPCRTQQELAMAYTPGVAKPCLAIREQPEAVWNYTSRGNLVAVVSDGTAVLGLGNIGPEAGLPVMEGKAVLFKRFADIDAVPLCLGKVFNDRNRTDAQKVIETVERLEPTFGGINLEDIGAPACFEVETVLKWRMNIPVFHDDQHGTAIISLAAILNALELTGKRLEECRFVINGAGAAGISCSEFYITAGARRENFLMCDSKGVIHDERTDLTPEKRKFAVHTAARTLADALVGADIFLGFSVGNCVTKAMVGTMARGPIIFAMANPVPEIFPADALEAGAAVVGTGRTDFPNQINNVLGFPGIFRGALDVRSTDITEGMKLAASRALAALACEPVPADVFAELRIAYEEDAANGVFDGEMPLKRSYVIPKPFDSRVVPRVARMVAEAAMVEGVARIAIPDLDAYEQAVAERVRRANR, encoded by the coding sequence ATGACCGACCACACCAGGAGTGACCAAGCGCCGCTCGACTATCATGAGAAACCCGTGCCGGGCAAAATTGCCGTGGTGCCGACCAAACCCTGCCGAACCCAGCAGGAACTGGCGATGGCCTACACGCCCGGCGTCGCCAAGCCCTGCCTGGCGATCAGGGAACAACCGGAAGCGGTCTGGAATTACACCAGCCGCGGCAACCTGGTCGCGGTGGTCAGCGACGGCACCGCGGTATTGGGCCTCGGCAACATCGGCCCGGAGGCCGGTTTGCCGGTGATGGAAGGCAAAGCGGTATTGTTCAAGCGGTTTGCCGACATCGACGCGGTGCCGTTGTGTCTCGGCAAGGTGTTCAACGACCGCAATCGCACCGATGCGCAGAAAGTGATCGAAACGGTCGAACGTTTGGAGCCGACATTCGGCGGCATCAACCTCGAGGATATCGGTGCGCCGGCCTGTTTCGAAGTGGAAACCGTCCTGAAGTGGCGGATGAATATCCCGGTGTTCCATGACGACCAGCACGGCACGGCGATCATTTCGCTGGCGGCGATCCTGAATGCGCTGGAATTGACCGGCAAGCGGCTGGAGGAGTGCCGTTTCGTCATCAACGGCGCCGGTGCCGCCGGCATCAGTTGCAGCGAATTCTACATTACCGCCGGTGCCCGGCGGGAAAATTTCCTGATGTGCGATTCGAAAGGGGTCATTCACGACGAACGGACTGACCTGACGCCGGAGAAACGCAAATTCGCGGTTCATACGGCGGCGCGCACTTTGGCCGATGCGTTGGTCGGCGCCGATATTTTTCTCGGTTTCTCGGTCGGCAACTGCGTGACCAAAGCGATGGTCGGCACGATGGCCAGGGGGCCGATCATCTTCGCGATGGCCAATCCGGTGCCGGAAATTTTCCCGGCCGATGCGCTGGAGGCCGGCGCCGCCGTTGTCGGCACCGGGCGGACCGATTTTCCGAACCAGATCAACAATGTCCTCGGTTTTCCGGGTATTTTCCGTGGCGCGCTCGATGTGCGCTCGACCGACATTACCGAGGGCATGAAGCTGGCCGCTTCGCGGGCGCTGGCGGCGCTGGCCTGCGAACCGGTGCCGGCGGATGTTTTCGCCGAACTGCGGATCGCTTATGAAGAGGATGCCGCCAACGGCGTGTTCGACGGCGAGATGCCGTTGAAGCGGAGCTATGTCATTCCGAAGCCGTTCGATTCCCGGGTGGTGCCGCGGGTGGCCCGCATGGTCGCCGAAGCGGCCATGGTCGAAGGCGTCGCCCGGATTGCCATTCCGGACCTCGACGCATATGAGCAGGCGGTCGCCGAACGGGTCAGACGCGCCAACCGTTGA
- the rpsU gene encoding 30S ribosomal protein S21, with the protein MQTEVRVKKGEAIDRALRRLKKKLDKEGTLKELRNRRHYEKPSEIKRKEKQRRH; encoded by the coding sequence ATGCAAACGGAAGTTCGCGTCAAAAAAGGTGAAGCGATCGACCGCGCACTGCGGCGGCTGAAAAAGAAGCTTGACAAAGAAGGCACGCTCAAAGAACTGCGCAATCGTCGTCATTATGAGAAGCCCAGCGAAATCAAGCGCAAAGAAAAACAGCGTCGTCACTGA